The Prionailurus viverrinus isolate Anna chromosome B4, UM_Priviv_1.0, whole genome shotgun sequence genome has a window encoding:
- the PFDN5 gene encoding prefoldin subunit 5 has product MAQSVNITELNLPQLEMLKNQLDQEVEFLSTSIAQLKVVQTKYVEAKDCLNVLNKNNEGKELLVPLTSSMYVPGKLHDVEHVLIDVGTGYYVEKTAEDAKDFFKRKIDFLTKQMEKIQPALQEKHAMKQAVMEMMSQKIQQLTALGATQATAKA; this is encoded by the exons ATGGCGCAGTCAGTTAACATCACCGAGCTGAACCTGCCACAGCTAGAGATGCTCAAGAACCAGCTGGACCAG GAAGTGGAGTTCTTGTCCACGTCCATTGCCCAGCTCAAGGTGGTACAGACCAAGTATGTGGAAGCCAAGGACTGTCTGAACGTGCTGAACAAGAACAACGAGG GGAAAGAATTACTCGTCCCACTGACGAGTTCT ATGTATGTCCCGGGGAAGCTACATGATGTGGAACATGTCCTCATCGATGTGGGAACAGGCTACTATGTAGAAAAG ACAGCTGAGGATGCCAAGGACTTTTTCAAGAGGAAGATAGACTTCCTCACCAAGCAAATGGAGAAAATCCAGCCAGCTCTGCAGGAGAAGCATGCCATGAAACAGG CTGTCATGGAGATGATGAGCCAGAAGATTCAGCAGCTCACAGCCCTGGGGGCAACTCAGGCTACTGCCAAGGCCTGA